A single Anopheles funestus chromosome 2RL, idAnoFuneDA-416_04, whole genome shotgun sequence DNA region contains:
- the LOC125774858 gene encoding transmembrane protease serine 9-like: MVSVYLFPLIVAFIAIGGFDVGATQIGCRAPDERCLPIRHCPPVYNRALKDEHKHNITFGKELFRRICQPKIPMETKTHICCPKPHIECRLNEKPGACLLREQCPTLKSTPERQLMRSIEQNLCYVHDAKNYFCCTDDLCASIKSLCDHPPLTNHRTSAFPTCASSNGAAGFLVPELICSDQARSPKQTADRVCCVPPKIDHLISHPNAAKLAQTTCGTIGSINKIENGTFAQRGEFPWMVKLVYKRKEVCSGTLIHPRFVLTARHCINTKLTKVQLGIHDLRKKDGVQEIKIVKTSLHNIYDVGLLELAKPAMLDEDLVQPICLPVYASLRMYLPRTVTISGWGMMKNHKLPSVLMKADTSVSMNEQTCNNDHMICVGGLKHLNHCPGDSGGPYQALSTFGELSGGRYVQYGIISDGPAYCSSPDRPSRGVLVGYVIDWILDHMQL; the protein is encoded by the exons atggTTTCAGTTTATCTGTTCCCACTGATCGTCGCTTTTATTGCCATTG GAGGTTTCGACGTGGGTGCAACACAAATCGGATGTAGGGCACCAGATGAACGATGCCTGCCAATTCGTCACTGTCCACCGGTGTACAATCGTGCCTTAAAAGACGAACATAAGCATAATATCACCTTCGGAAAGGAGCTGTTTCGCAGAATATGTCAACCGAAAATACCGATGGAAACGAAAACTCACATTTGCTGTCCCAAACCTCACATCGAATGTCGCCTTAATGAGAAACCCGGCGCGTGTTTACTGCGTGAACAATGTCCAACACTAAAATCGACCCCTGAGCGACAGTTGATGCGTTCCATCGAACAGAACCTCTGCTACGTACATGATGCAAAG AACTACTTCTGCTGTACAGATGATCTCTGTGCCTCGATCAAAAGTCTGTGTGATCACCCACCGTTAACTAACCACCGTACTTCTGCATTTCCAACGTGCGCGAGCAGCAACGGTGCCGCGGGCTTCTTAGTACCGGAACTGATTTGTAGTGATCAAGCACGATCACCAAAGCAAACAGCTGATCGTGTGTGCTGTGTACCACCGAAAATCGATCACTTGATATCGCACCCAAATGCAGCCAAACTGGCCCAAACGACGTGCGGTACGATTGGTTCGATCAATAAAATCGAAAACGGTACGTTTGCACAGCGCGGGGAATTCCCGTGGATGGTGAAGCTGGTTTACAAGAGGAAGGAAGTGTGTAGTGGTACGCTGATTCATCCACGGTTCGTACTTACCGCCCGGCACTGTATCAATACGAAACTGACGAAGGTTCAGCTTGGAATACATGATCTCCGCAAAAAGGACGGCGTGCAGGAGATTAAAATCGTGAAAACTTCTCTCCACAATATATATGACGTCGGACTGTTGGAATTGGCAAAACCGGCCATGCTGGATGAAGATCTCGTACAGCCAATCTGTTTGCCGGTTTACGCATCCCTTCGCATGTATTTACCCCGGACGGTTACCATTAGTGGGTGGGGAATGATGAAGAACCATAAATTGCCGTCGGTGCTGATGAAAGCGGACACATCGGTGTCGATGAATGAGCAAACGTGCAACAATGACCATATGATTTGTGTCGGCGGTTTGAAACATCTCAATCATTGTCCCGGTGATTCCGGCGGACCGTACCAAGCGCTCAGTACATTCGGAGAACTTTCCGGTGGACGGTATGTGCAGTACGGCATCATCTCGGATGGACCGGCCTACTGCTCCAGTCCGGACCGTCCGAGCCGCGGTGTTCTCGTAGGATATGTCATAGATTGGATCCTTGACCATATGCAACTTTAA
- the LOC125774855 gene encoding broad-complex core protein isoforms 1/2/3/4/5-like isoform X3 has translation MSTGLGEKTFVNNDELFYLKWNNFQKNVSTQFEKLREDDDLVDITFACEGRMLTAHKLVLFACSPYFKELLKKNPSPHPVFFMNDVKYDVLKAILQYMYLGEVHITNENLKEFIKTAEGLQIRGLSKENNGDLIIPTHQDVLRRDEKSDQMLDEFCRKRAGIEELQSSTVLNIKRVKTAADGSMTASGQDGNEPKVEMVEYLDSEAGAHQSPTYCSMETYADKNNPRTAMTHLGAINNVAGFTQTGPASVSGAGTNQPGGSGGHSHNVHEYKSEDDSSWMEKSLDNISVNSEQSMKYNSGGGGGGGNGGGSGGSSGNSDKNKGRSSRNSNRSTDDKANCLTPRCCPVCSRLYSNVSNLRQHMRLIHNPTAVCCPICQKHFNSELYLKRHYSSIHSINPNSTGDGELVDTKPPTSQLQQQQQQQQQQQQQQQAPPQQQQQAPQPTQQQQQQAQQQQPQQQQAPAPTANTWNPYHHHDASQLVNPFIK, from the exons ATGTCGACCGGACTGGGGGAGAAAACGTTTGTCAACAACGACGAACTGTTCTATCTGAAGTGGAATAATTTTCAGAAAAATGTCAGCACCCAGTTCGAAAAGTTGCGTGAAGACGACGATCTGGTAGACATTACGTTTGCCTGCGAGGGCCGAATGCTTACCGCGCACAAGCTGGTGCTGTTTGCATGCAGTCCCTACTTTAAGGAACTGCTAAAG AAAAATCCATCCCCGCATCCGGTCTTTTTCATGAATGATGTGAAATACGACGTACTGAAAGCCATCCTACAGTATATGTACCTCGGAGAAGTGCACATCACCAACGAGAATCTGAAAGAGTTTATCAAAACGGCCGAAGGGTTACAAATCCGGGGACTGAGTAAAGAAAACAAT GGTGACCTGATCATACCAACGCATCAGGACGTGCTGCGTCGGGACGAGAAAAGCGATCAGATGTTAGACGAGTTCTGCCGTAAACGCGCAGGCATTGAGGAGCTGCAATCATCGACCGTATTGAACATTAAGCGCGTAAAAACGGCGGCAGACGGTTCGATGACAGCTAGTGGCCAGGATGGAAATG AACCGAAAGTGGAAATGGTCGAATATCTGGACAGTGAAGCGGGTGCCCACCAATCGCCAACATACTGCAGTATGGAAACGTACGCGGATAAAAACAATCCTCGCACCGCCATGACCCATCTTGGGGCAATCAATAACG TAGCGGGCTTTACACAAACCGGTCCTGCATCCGTGTCCGGAGCGGGAACTAATCAACCCGGTGGCTCCGGCGGCCACAGCCATAATGTGCACGAGTACAAATCGGAAGATGATAGCAGTTGGATGGAGAAATCGCTCGACAATATTTCCGTCAACTCGGAGCAAAGCATGAAGTACaatagtggtggtggtggaggtggtggtaaTGGTGGCGGCAGTGGTGGCAGCAGTGGAAACAGTGACAAAAACAAAGGACGCAGCAGTCGAAACAGTAATCGCTCCACGGATGATAAGGCGAACTGTCTTACGCCCCGCTGTTGTCCCGTGTGTTCGCGGCTCTACTCGAACGTGTCAAATCTGCGGCAACACATGCGATTAATACACAACCCGACCGCCGTCTGCTGTCCTATCTGCCAGAAACACTTCAACTCCGAACTCTACCTGAAGCGACATTACTCATCGATACATTCGATCAATCCTAATAGCACCGGGGACGGTGAGCTGGTCGACACAAAGCCCCCAACATCGCAgttacaacaacagcagcagcagcagcagcaacagcaacagcagcagcaagcacccccacagcagcaacagcaagctCCTCAACCaacgcagcaacagcagcaacaggcccaacagcagcaacctcAACAGCAACAAGCACCTGCGCCAACCGCAAACACGTGGAATCCCTACCATCATCACGATGCTTCACAGCTGGTGAACCCTTTTATCAAGTAA
- the LOC125774855 gene encoding transcription factor GAGA-like isoform X1: MSTGLGEKTFVNNDELFYLKWNNFQKNVSTQFEKLREDDDLVDITFACEGRMLTAHKLVLFACSPYFKELLKKNPSPHPVFFMNDVKYDVLKAILQYMYLGEVHITNENLKEFIKTAEGLQIRGLSKENNGDLIIPTHQDVLRRDEKSDQMLDEFCRKRAGIEELQSSTVLNIKRVKTAADGSMTASGQDGNVDVEPKVEMVEYLDSEAGAHQSPTYCSMETYADKNNPRTAMTHLGAINNVAGFTQTGPASVSGAGTNQPGGSGGHSHNVHEYKSEDDSSWMEKSLDNISVNSEQSMKYNSGGGGGGGNGGGSGGSSGNSDKNKGRSSRNSNRSTDDKANCLTPRCCPVCSRLYSNVSNLRQHMRLIHNPTAVCCPICQKHFNSELYLKRHYSSIHSINPNSTGDGELVDTKPPTSQLQQQQQQQQQQQQQQQAPPQQQQQAPQPTQQQQQQAQQQQPQQQQAPAPTANTWNPYHHHDASQLVNPFIK, translated from the exons ATGTCGACCGGACTGGGGGAGAAAACGTTTGTCAACAACGACGAACTGTTCTATCTGAAGTGGAATAATTTTCAGAAAAATGTCAGCACCCAGTTCGAAAAGTTGCGTGAAGACGACGATCTGGTAGACATTACGTTTGCCTGCGAGGGCCGAATGCTTACCGCGCACAAGCTGGTGCTGTTTGCATGCAGTCCCTACTTTAAGGAACTGCTAAAG AAAAATCCATCCCCGCATCCGGTCTTTTTCATGAATGATGTGAAATACGACGTACTGAAAGCCATCCTACAGTATATGTACCTCGGAGAAGTGCACATCACCAACGAGAATCTGAAAGAGTTTATCAAAACGGCCGAAGGGTTACAAATCCGGGGACTGAGTAAAGAAAACAAT GGTGACCTGATCATACCAACGCATCAGGACGTGCTGCGTCGGGACGAGAAAAGCGATCAGATGTTAGACGAGTTCTGCCGTAAACGCGCAGGCATTGAGGAGCTGCAATCATCGACCGTATTGAACATTAAGCGCGTAAAAACGGCGGCAGACGGTTCGATGACAGCTAGTGGCCAGGATGGAAATG TGGACGTAGAACCGAAAGTGGAAATGGTCGAATATCTGGACAGTGAAGCGGGTGCCCACCAATCGCCAACATACTGCAGTATGGAAACGTACGCGGATAAAAACAATCCTCGCACCGCCATGACCCATCTTGGGGCAATCAATAACG TAGCGGGCTTTACACAAACCGGTCCTGCATCCGTGTCCGGAGCGGGAACTAATCAACCCGGTGGCTCCGGCGGCCACAGCCATAATGTGCACGAGTACAAATCGGAAGATGATAGCAGTTGGATGGAGAAATCGCTCGACAATATTTCCGTCAACTCGGAGCAAAGCATGAAGTACaatagtggtggtggtggaggtggtggtaaTGGTGGCGGCAGTGGTGGCAGCAGTGGAAACAGTGACAAAAACAAAGGACGCAGCAGTCGAAACAGTAATCGCTCCACGGATGATAAGGCGAACTGTCTTACGCCCCGCTGTTGTCCCGTGTGTTCGCGGCTCTACTCGAACGTGTCAAATCTGCGGCAACACATGCGATTAATACACAACCCGACCGCCGTCTGCTGTCCTATCTGCCAGAAACACTTCAACTCCGAACTCTACCTGAAGCGACATTACTCATCGATACATTCGATCAATCCTAATAGCACCGGGGACGGTGAGCTGGTCGACACAAAGCCCCCAACATCGCAgttacaacaacagcagcagcagcagcagcaacagcaacagcagcagcaagcacccccacagcagcaacagcaagctCCTCAACCaacgcagcaacagcagcaacaggcccaacagcagcaacctcAACAGCAACAAGCACCTGCGCCAACCGCAAACACGTGGAATCCCTACCATCATCACGATGCTTCACAGCTGGTGAACCCTTTTATCAAGTAA
- the LOC125774855 gene encoding transcription factor GAGA-like isoform X2 — MSTGLGEKTFVNNDELFYLKWNNFQKNVSTQFEKLREDDDLVDITFACEGRMLTAHKLVLFACSPYFKELLKKNPSPHPVFFMNDVKYDVLKAILQYMYLGEVHITNENLKEFIKTAEGLQIRGLSKENNGDLIIPTHQDVLRRDEKSDQMLDEFCRKRAGIEELQSSTVLNIKRVKTAADGSMTASGQDGNVDVEPKVEMVEYLDSEAGAHQSPTYCSMETYADKNNPRTAMTHLGAINNAGFTQTGPASVSGAGTNQPGGSGGHSHNVHEYKSEDDSSWMEKSLDNISVNSEQSMKYNSGGGGGGGNGGGSGGSSGNSDKNKGRSSRNSNRSTDDKANCLTPRCCPVCSRLYSNVSNLRQHMRLIHNPTAVCCPICQKHFNSELYLKRHYSSIHSINPNSTGDGELVDTKPPTSQLQQQQQQQQQQQQQQQAPPQQQQQAPQPTQQQQQQAQQQQPQQQQAPAPTANTWNPYHHHDASQLVNPFIK, encoded by the exons ATGTCGACCGGACTGGGGGAGAAAACGTTTGTCAACAACGACGAACTGTTCTATCTGAAGTGGAATAATTTTCAGAAAAATGTCAGCACCCAGTTCGAAAAGTTGCGTGAAGACGACGATCTGGTAGACATTACGTTTGCCTGCGAGGGCCGAATGCTTACCGCGCACAAGCTGGTGCTGTTTGCATGCAGTCCCTACTTTAAGGAACTGCTAAAG AAAAATCCATCCCCGCATCCGGTCTTTTTCATGAATGATGTGAAATACGACGTACTGAAAGCCATCCTACAGTATATGTACCTCGGAGAAGTGCACATCACCAACGAGAATCTGAAAGAGTTTATCAAAACGGCCGAAGGGTTACAAATCCGGGGACTGAGTAAAGAAAACAAT GGTGACCTGATCATACCAACGCATCAGGACGTGCTGCGTCGGGACGAGAAAAGCGATCAGATGTTAGACGAGTTCTGCCGTAAACGCGCAGGCATTGAGGAGCTGCAATCATCGACCGTATTGAACATTAAGCGCGTAAAAACGGCGGCAGACGGTTCGATGACAGCTAGTGGCCAGGATGGAAATG TGGACGTAGAACCGAAAGTGGAAATGGTCGAATATCTGGACAGTGAAGCGGGTGCCCACCAATCGCCAACATACTGCAGTATGGAAACGTACGCGGATAAAAACAATCCTCGCACCGCCATGACCCATCTTGGGGCAATCAATAACG CGGGCTTTACACAAACCGGTCCTGCATCCGTGTCCGGAGCGGGAACTAATCAACCCGGTGGCTCCGGCGGCCACAGCCATAATGTGCACGAGTACAAATCGGAAGATGATAGCAGTTGGATGGAGAAATCGCTCGACAATATTTCCGTCAACTCGGAGCAAAGCATGAAGTACaatagtggtggtggtggaggtggtggtaaTGGTGGCGGCAGTGGTGGCAGCAGTGGAAACAGTGACAAAAACAAAGGACGCAGCAGTCGAAACAGTAATCGCTCCACGGATGATAAGGCGAACTGTCTTACGCCCCGCTGTTGTCCCGTGTGTTCGCGGCTCTACTCGAACGTGTCAAATCTGCGGCAACACATGCGATTAATACACAACCCGACCGCCGTCTGCTGTCCTATCTGCCAGAAACACTTCAACTCCGAACTCTACCTGAAGCGACATTACTCATCGATACATTCGATCAATCCTAATAGCACCGGGGACGGTGAGCTGGTCGACACAAAGCCCCCAACATCGCAgttacaacaacagcagcagcagcagcagcaacagcaacagcagcagcaagcacccccacagcagcaacagcaagctCCTCAACCaacgcagcaacagcagcaacaggcccaacagcagcaacctcAACAGCAACAAGCACCTGCGCCAACCGCAAACACGTGGAATCCCTACCATCATCACGATGCTTCACAGCTGGTGAACCCTTTTATCAAGTAA